From Bradyrhizobium sp. sBnM-33:
GATCGCGACGGCGCGCCGTTCTTCCATTGCCACGGTCTGTGGACCGAGACAGACGGACATCTGCATGGCGGCCACATTCTTCCCGAGGAGAGCGTCGTCGCCGAATCGTTCGCGGTGGAAGCGTTTGGCATCGATGGTGCGATGTTCACGGCCGAGCCCGATCCCGAGACCAATTTCAAATTGTTCGGGCCGGTCGCGTGCGCGAGCACGGAATCCGAGACCACCAGCCGCGCCTTCGCCTTGCGGCTGCGGCCGAACCAGGATTTTGCCGCGGCGCTGGAGACCTTCTGCCGGCAGCACGGAATCCTGCGCGCGCGGATTCACGGCGGCGTCGGCTCCACCATCGGCGCGCATTTCATCGACGGCCGAACCGTGGTGCCGTTTGCGACCGAGCTTGCGATCAAGGCCGGCGCGATCGCGCCTGGCGCCGACGGCATACTACAGGCTGAGCTCGATGTCGCGCTGGTCGATTATCTCGGCGGCATCGCCGAGGGACGGCTGATGCGCGGCGACAATCCCGTGCTGATGACGATGGAGCTGGTGCTCGAGGTGGTGTGACGACGATTCCCATGACGCGCTGTCATGCCCCGCGAAGGCGGGGCATCCAGTACGCTGCGGCCCATCGCTCAATCGCTGCGCTCTCTGGAATACTGGGTCACCCGCCTTCCGCCTTCGTTCTTTGAGCTACGGCGGACAAGTCGCGGTTGACGACGGTCTGTAGGGTGGGCAAAGGCACGCAGTGCCGTGCCCACCATCTCTCCAGTAGCATCATTGCGAATGGTGGTCACGCTGCGCTTTGCCCACCCTACGCAGCCACTTCACCTGAAGTGATAGTTCACGCCAACCTTGATGGTGTGGAAGTCGAGCGTGCCGGAATCCAGCGGCAAGCCGCCCAGATTATAGGTCTCGCCGCCGAGGCTGGTGTACATGTATTCGGCCTTGGCCGACCAGCTTGGTGTGAACAGGTATTCGAGGCCGCCACCGACGGTGTATCCCGAGTGGGTCTGGCTATCCGAAAACGTCGTGCCGAGCGCTGAAATCGAGGCCTTGTGGTTGGCCCACGCATAACCGCCCTTGGCGTAGATCAAGGCCGCATCCATCGCGAAGCCGGCGCGGCCGGTCACGCTGCCGAATGAGTTGATCTTGCTTTCCGTCGTGAGCAGGATGCCGCCGATGTCTTCGGTGATGCTGTCCTTGATGCTGGCGCCGGCGGCGTCCACTTCGACACCGAATACGAACTGGCTGCCGGGAAGCTGCCAGTTGTAGCCGATCGTACCACCGCCGAAACCGCCGCTGGCATCGCTATCGCTGCCGCCCCAGCCAAAACCGCCCATCGCGCCGATGTAGAAACCGGACCAGTTGTACGCCGGAGACACCACCGCCGGTGCCTTGGCGTAGGGCCGCGCCGGCATGTCGGCGGCCGAGGCCGCGGTCGCGACCGAAAGAGCCGCGCCAGCTAGAAGTAGTCGTTTCATTTTTTGTCCCCTGAAGTTGAACACTCGTATAACCCCCTGCAGGCCGCCATAGCGGACCGATTGCACCGGCATGGTGACGTATCGTTTTCGGAAAGCGGGCGCGAACGCGCCCCCAAAGAGCCGTCTGCAAGCGACGTTCGCGCGGATGTGAGAACGTCGCTCGCAGGTTAACCATACGTCATGTATGCCGGCAAAAATTGGACCGAAGCGCGTCCGCGCATTGGCGCGGGCAGGTTGCTATTTCGACAGCAGTGCGGCGACGTGTAGCGTGAGATGCGTTCGCGAGCTGCGCGATAGGCGGCTGCATTCGCTCGATGTTTGTCCAGTTGCCTATCGCAATGAAGGCTAGAACTACGTGAACTCGTAACCCCGGCGAAGGCGGGCAGGACGCGCTACCATCGGGCACAGCTTTGCTTCACCGCCGCTTGCGGACGTGAACGTTGATGTCGAGATCGATATTGCTGACGCAGGTCTGCGTCGTGCGGTGCGAGCGGCCTTCGTGCCAACGGCCCCCGCGCGTATGGGCATTGCTGACATTCGCCAGCTTCAGGCAGCGCCATTGCGGTAGCGGGCCTGAGCTTTCGCCGGCAAATTGCCAGGCGAGCACGACCTCTTCGCCGCTTTTGTTGGTACCAATGATGTGCGGGCACAGTTCGCGGGCGCGGCCGTCATAGGCGCAGACGACCTGCTGCTCGCGGAGAATGGCGTCGCGGAAAAGGGTGTAGGCGGGGCTCGGCATCGGGCGGGGTGCCATCTAGGATTGTACGACATTGTCTGTATAACCCTTACGAATGACTTTGTTCCGCGGGGCTGCGAGCCATGGCTTACAAACGCAATCGTGCGATCAATCTGCCGGCGCCGTACCTCAAGCGCATCTGGCTCGAGCCGGCGCGGATCACCAACCGAGAGGCCTATCCGTTCTGCCTGCCGCTGCTGCGCGATGAGTTCGAGCTGAGCTTCAATAAGGCGATTACGATCATCGTCGGCGAGAACGGGACGGGGAAGTCCACGCTGCTGGAAGGCATTGCCGTGCTCGCCGGCTATGATGAAGCCGGCGGCGGCAAGGGGTACATGCCGGTCGATCATTCGAAGGCCTTGGAGAAGATGGGCGGAATGTTGTCGACCGCCCTTCGCGCAAGCTGGCTGCCGAAGATCACCAACGGATGGTTCTTTCGTGCCGAGAGTTTCTTTTCAGTCGCCCGCTATCTCGATGAAGCGGCCATCGGAACGCCCGGCCCGCCGCCCCCTGATTTCCTCTCGCATTCCCACGGCGAAGGTTTTCTGCGCTTCTTCGAGGAGCGTTGCCAACGCCAAGGCATCTTCATCTTCGACGAGCCGGAATCGGCGTTGTCGCCATCGCGGCAGATCGAGTTTTTGAAACTGATGCGGCGGATGGACCAGATCGGCCATTGCCAGATCATCATGGCCACGCATTCGCCTGTCCTGATGGCCTATCCCAACGCGACGCTGCTGCGGCTGACAAAGTACGGCCTGGAGCCGGTGACGGTGCGCGAGACCGACCACTACAAAGTGCTGCGCGAGTTTTGCGACGATCCGGACGGGTTCGTGCAGGCGGCGATCGAGGAGTGAGGGGCTTGTAGGGTTGGTGGCGACGCGGAACCCTCCCTTGTGCATCGTGCGGGTACCGCTTCCGCCTACGCACGTTGAGCTTCGGCGGACAAGTCGCTCCACCCTTCCTGTAGCGTTTCTGGCAGTCATTGCAGACTTTGTCGCAGGTCGGATCACCCAAGCCGGACCGCCGTTGTGCTATAATATCGATCGAACAAGGGAAAGCAGGGAGGATGCCATGCCTCATACCCTGGTGCCCAGTGATCGCGTCGAGCGCGTGAGCGTCTACGGGCGCGACGGCACGAAGCTCGGCTCGATCGAGCGGCTGATGCTCGACAAGGTGAGCGGAACGGTTGCCTACGCCGTGATCAAGACCGGAGGGCTGCTCGGCAGCCACCATCATTGTCCAATCCGCTGGGACGCACTCCGATTTGATCCTGCGCGTCAGGCCTACCAGACCGACGTGACACTGGAGGATCTGCACAATGGCCCGTGCGAGCTCGATGACGACGCCTTCGACTGGGGCGACCGCTCGCAGCCGCATCCGCATTATTGGACGGTGTAGCGGCGCCGGCGGAGTGACCCACTCGCGGGGAGGAAGAAACGGCGGATTATGCTTGGCTAATCCGCCCTCCGCCTGCGGCCGTCAAACGAAGCTGGATCGAAGTAACCACGCTACTTGGTCACGACATCCGTCCGGAAAGACGATCGAAAGCGGATGATCGTCCGATTTCGACATCTTGCGAGCGGCGGCAT
This genomic window contains:
- a CDS encoding PCC domain-containing protein, which produces MRSIAQPGPPAPERIQWVEARGRAFSFTLQADLPLLEAARRGFAEAGFSGGVLSMRGGALGPFAYVMPALSKTGANAAFYSDTFRPAGITRLKLGAMTLGDRDGAPFFHCHGLWTETDGHLHGGHILPEESVVAESFAVEAFGIDGAMFTAEPDPETNFKLFGPVACASTESETTSRAFALRLRPNQDFAAALETFCRQHGILRARIHGGVGSTIGAHFIDGRTVVPFATELAIKAGAIAPGADGILQAELDVALVDYLGGIAEGRLMRGDNPVLMTMELVLEVV
- a CDS encoding PRC-barrel domain-containing protein, with amino-acid sequence MPHTLVPSDRVERVSVYGRDGTKLGSIERLMLDKVSGTVAYAVIKTGGLLGSHHHCPIRWDALRFDPARQAYQTDVTLEDLHNGPCELDDDAFDWGDRSQPHPHYWTV
- a CDS encoding AAA family ATPase, with product MAYKRNRAINLPAPYLKRIWLEPARITNREAYPFCLPLLRDEFELSFNKAITIIVGENGTGKSTLLEGIAVLAGYDEAGGGKGYMPVDHSKALEKMGGMLSTALRASWLPKITNGWFFRAESFFSVARYLDEAAIGTPGPPPPDFLSHSHGEGFLRFFEERCQRQGIFIFDEPESALSPSRQIEFLKLMRRMDQIGHCQIIMATHSPVLMAYPNATLLRLTKYGLEPVTVRETDHYKVLREFCDDPDGFVQAAIEE
- a CDS encoding outer membrane protein; protein product: MKRLLLAGAALSVATAASAADMPARPYAKAPAVVSPAYNWSGFYIGAMGGFGWGGSDSDASGGFGGGTIGYNWQLPGSQFVFGVEVDAAGASIKDSITEDIGGILLTTESKINSFGSVTGRAGFAMDAALIYAKGGYAWANHKASISALGTTFSDSQTHSGYTVGGGLEYLFTPSWSAKAEYMYTSLGGETYNLGGLPLDSGTLDFHTIKVGVNYHFR